The following coding sequences lie in one Metopolophium dirhodum isolate CAU chromosome 5, ASM1992520v1, whole genome shotgun sequence genomic window:
- the LOC132945162 gene encoding GA-binding protein alpha chain-like isoform X1, which translates to MMWALNDVNIANTYESNEFCMPDDFTLSSQWDYDGSYSTNYSENEIDLATVLMNLKEDPSPDGSCNDHHEPSYYDPTATGGYPQHHHQLLQWQCPSDEQPQHVFVYDSLDCSDQARPTHEDCLLPTILNADVEFFKTSNASMEKKRAGRPRGTKAKRSKAEPKLSRIWEFIRDLLLNSQYCPTYICWENYEEGRFRFVQSDKVAKLWGKFKRNERMNYEKFSRAMRYYYKTGVLLPVQGKRLVYKFGPKATGWHTDNPNFKKYTSF; encoded by the exons GATGTGGGCGTTGAATGATGTGAACATCGCAAATACGTACGAATCGAATGAATTTTGTATGCCAGATGATTTTACCCTATCGTCACAG TGGGACTACGACGGCAGCTACTCGACCAACTACAGCGAAAATGAAATAGATCTCGCCACCGTTTTGATGAACCTGAAGGAAGACCCCTCGCCGGACGGAAGTTGCAACGACCACCACGAACCGTCATACTATGATCCGACGGCGACGGGCGGCTATCCGCAGCATCATCACCAGCTTCTGCAATGGCAATGCCCGTCCGACGAACAGCCGCAGCACGTGTTCGTGTACGACTCGCTTGACTGCAGCGATCAAGCCCGCCCGACCCACGAGGACTGTTTACTGCCCACCATATTAA ACGCAGACGTGGAATTTTTCAAAACGAGCAACGCGTCGATGGAGAAAAAGCGGGCAGGCCGGCCGCGCGGCACGAAAGCGAAACGGTCGAAAGCCGAGCCCAAACTTAGCCGGATATGGGAGTTCATCAGAGACCTGCTGTTGAACTCGCAATACTGTCCGACGTACATATGCTGGGAGAACTACGAGGAGGGTCGGTTCAGGTTCGTGCAGAGCGACAAGGTGGCGAAGCTGTGGGGCAAGTTCAAGCGCAACGAGAGGATGAACTACGAGAAGTTCAGCAGGGCCATGCGGTACTACTACAAGACCGGCGTCCTGCTGCCGGTGCAGGGCAAACGCCTCGTTTACAAGTTCGGGCCAAAGGCCACGGGGTGGCACACGGACAATCctaatttcaaaaagtatacGTCATTTTAG
- the LOC132945162 gene encoding GA-binding protein alpha chain-like isoform X2, producing MWALNDVNIANTYESNEFCMPDDFTLSSQWDYDGSYSTNYSENEIDLATVLMNLKEDPSPDGSCNDHHEPSYYDPTATGGYPQHHHQLLQWQCPSDEQPQHVFVYDSLDCSDQARPTHEDCLLPTILNADVEFFKTSNASMEKKRAGRPRGTKAKRSKAEPKLSRIWEFIRDLLLNSQYCPTYICWENYEEGRFRFVQSDKVAKLWGKFKRNERMNYEKFSRAMRYYYKTGVLLPVQGKRLVYKFGPKATGWHTDNPNFKKYTSF from the exons ATGTGGGCGTTGAATGATGTGAACATCGCAAATACGTACGAATCGAATGAATTTTGTATGCCAGATGATTTTACCCTATCGTCACAG TGGGACTACGACGGCAGCTACTCGACCAACTACAGCGAAAATGAAATAGATCTCGCCACCGTTTTGATGAACCTGAAGGAAGACCCCTCGCCGGACGGAAGTTGCAACGACCACCACGAACCGTCATACTATGATCCGACGGCGACGGGCGGCTATCCGCAGCATCATCACCAGCTTCTGCAATGGCAATGCCCGTCCGACGAACAGCCGCAGCACGTGTTCGTGTACGACTCGCTTGACTGCAGCGATCAAGCCCGCCCGACCCACGAGGACTGTTTACTGCCCACCATATTAA ACGCAGACGTGGAATTTTTCAAAACGAGCAACGCGTCGATGGAGAAAAAGCGGGCAGGCCGGCCGCGCGGCACGAAAGCGAAACGGTCGAAAGCCGAGCCCAAACTTAGCCGGATATGGGAGTTCATCAGAGACCTGCTGTTGAACTCGCAATACTGTCCGACGTACATATGCTGGGAGAACTACGAGGAGGGTCGGTTCAGGTTCGTGCAGAGCGACAAGGTGGCGAAGCTGTGGGGCAAGTTCAAGCGCAACGAGAGGATGAACTACGAGAAGTTCAGCAGGGCCATGCGGTACTACTACAAGACCGGCGTCCTGCTGCCGGTGCAGGGCAAACGCCTCGTTTACAAGTTCGGGCCAAAGGCCACGGGGTGGCACACGGACAATCctaatttcaaaaagtatacGTCATTTTAG